The nucleotide window CTCAAAGAGAAGTTAAAGGAGAAAGAGAGGGAGCTCGAGGAAGCAAAAAAGGAAGCCCGGAAGCTCGCCGAGAAGTACTTTGACGACCTAGTCTTCTACAAGGAGCTCATGGACAACGAGAGGGATAAGGGCAACTTCCTCGACCACCTAGCGAGAACTGATATGACGTTCGCACTCGTCGGATGGGTCCCCAAGAGGGATGTTGATGAGCTGCTGGAGGGCATAAAGAAGATTACGGAGGGCAAGGCCTACGTAAACGTCAGGGAGCCAAGTCAAGAAGAGTTAGACGACGTTCCGATAAAGCTCAAGAATCCCGATATCTTTAAGCCCTTCGAGATGCTCACGGAAATGTACGGCGTGCCAAAATACAACGAACTCGATCCCACCCCGATACTCGCCTTCACCTATTCCCTCTTCTTCGGCTTCATGCTCACGGACTTCATGTATGGCCTCATAATAGCTATAATCTCAGCCCTGCTCATAAAAGGTCATTCCAAGCTCAGGGACGGCGTCTGGAAGTTCTCGAAGATAATGCTCTGGAGCTCCATCTTCACCATGGTCCTCGGCATGGCCTTTGGCAGTTACTTCGGAAACGCCCTCGAGATGGCGGGCATTAACGTCCCCAAACTTCTCGACACAATGAGCGAGGCCCTTACAGTACTCATAATAGCCCTAGCGATAGGTCTAGCCCACCTCTTCACAGGTTATACCCTCGGCTTCCTCGTCAAGCTCAGGAACGGGGACAAGAAAGGCGCGATACTCGAGCAGCTGCCTTGGATGCTCATCATAGTGGCCATCGTCCTCTACGCCCTCTCCCTGAAGACGCCGGTGCCAGAGGTCATTATCAAGGCCATCTTTGGGTTGGGCATAATACTCTTCGTCGTCGGCGAGATTGTGAGCAATGGCGGCCTGGCGGCGCTCCTGCTAATCTCCGACTTCTTCGGCTTCATCGGTAACTGGCTCAGTTACGCAAGGCTCATGGCCCTTGCCCTCGCCACCGCGGGCATAGCCTTGGTCGTCAACATTATGGTAGGCATGATATGGCCCTTCAAGATTGGACCTGTGCCCCTTGGCATTCTCCTGGGGCTTATAGTGTTCGTGGGAGGCCACATATTCTCGACGGCGATAAACGCCCTGGGAGCCTTCGTTCACGCTCTTCGCCTACACTACGTTGAGTTTTTCGGAACCTTCTACTCGGGCGAAGGGAAGAGGTTCGAGCCCTTCGCCTCGAGGAGAGAAGTCTCGGAGTTGGAGCTGGAAAGCTAACGGAGGTGGTAATATGGAGCCGATAGTTTATGTGGCCCTCGGAATGGCCCTTGGTGCTGGAATAGCTGGAGCCGCTTCCTCCTTTGGAGTCGGAATAGCGGGTGCTGCTGCAGCAGGCGCCGTTGCCGAAGACGAGAAGAACTTCAGGAACGCGCTGATACTTGAGGGTCTGCCAATGACCCAGAGCATCTACGGACTCATCACCCTGTTCCTCATAGCCCTGACCGCCGGGATCATAGGGGGTGGCTTTAAGTTCGCCGAGGCAACCACCGAGAACATCATCAAGAGCGCCATCCTCTTTGGTGCTGGCCTCACCGTAGGTTTAACGGGCCTCTCGGCCATCCCGCAGGGGATTATAGCCAGTGCCGGTATCGGAGCCGTCAGCAAGAACCCCAAGACCTTTACCCAGAACATAATCTTTGCGGCCATGGCCGAGACGATGGCCATCTTCGGTCTCGTCGGAGCCATAGTCCTGATAATGAGCATCCGCTGACCCACCAATCTTTTCTTTAGGAGGAAGGACGATGAACGGGGCCAAGCTGATAATCAACGAGATAAACAGGGAGGCCGAGCAGAAAATTAAGTATGTGCTCGAAGAAGCAGAGAAAGAGGCCGCGAAGATCAGAGAAGAGGCCAGGAAGAGGGCCGAAGACAGGGCCGAGTGGATACTGAGGAAGGCCCAGACACAGGGGGAGATGGAGAAGCAGAGGGTAATAGCCAACGCGAAGCTTGAAGTCAGGAGGAAAAGGCTCGCCCTCCAGGAGGAGCTCATAGAGGAGGCTCTGAATGCTATAAGAGACAGGCTGGCTAACCTCCCCAAAGCCGAGTACCTTGAGACGATAAAGGGCCTCCTGAAGGCCTCTATAGAGGAGCTTGGAGAGGAGAAGGTGCGGGTCAGCTCGAACGAGGAGACCCTCAAACTCATAGCCGAAAACATAGATGAGATTAAGGCCTTCCTCAGGGAAAGCCTTGGCAGGGAGGTAAGCTTGGAACTAGGAGAGAAGATAGAGACCATAGGAGGCGTCGTCGTCGAGAACCAGGATGGAAGCGTCAGGGTTGACAACACGTTCGAGGCCAGGATGGAGAGGATGATAGGGGAGCTCAGGGCCACCATAGCCAGGATACTCTTCGGGTGATACGGATGGACGCCTCGACGATAACTACGCTCCTTAACACCACCATCGCGGTTGTCTTCACCTGGGTGGCCTACAAGACGGGCCAGATGATCTGGAAGTACACCCCCTACTCCTACCCCAATGCAAGGATAAGGGCTATGGAGGCCCGACTCCTCAGCGACCAAAGGATAAGCGAGCTCGCCGAGAGCAGGACGCTCTCGAACTTCGTCGTTAACCTTGAGGACACGGACTACAGAGAGAGGCTCAGCGGTCTGGAGGAGAAAGGTGCAGAGGATATTGAAAGGGCCCTTGAGCTTAACCTCGCCGACCTCCAAGCCCTATTCATAAAGATAATGCCTAAGAGGGTCAAGGGATTCTTCGAATTGCTCTTCCAGGAGTGGGACATCAGGAACGTGGCCAACGTTGTGAAGGCTAAAATGGTAGGGGAGCCCGCCATCGACTACGTGGTGCCCGCTGGTCTTCTCTTGGACAAGGTCAGAGCTATGGCAGAGGCCAAGACCATGGAGGAGATGCTCGTAATACTGGAGGGAACCGACTATGAGGAGCCTCTTCGCAGGCTCCTCCTAAAAGAGATAGACCTCCAGGAGTTCGAGACGGAGCTCTACCGCATCTACTACGGTCGTCTCCTTAAATACGCCCTCTCAAGGAAGGGTGAGGAGAAGTTAATTTTAGAGGAGTTCGTGCGTCTGACGATAGATGCTAAGAACATCTCAACAATACTAAGGGCGAAAACCGCCAGTCTGTCGGCTGAATATATAAGGAGAAACCTAATTCCAGGGGGATACCTGGGGGAAAAGACGCTTGAAGCCCTAGCGAATACTGAGGACGCCGCCATGGCCCTCGGAGAGCTGGAGGAAACGAGGTACTCAGAAGTCGTTAAGGAAACCAGGGAGGCCATCGAGAAGGGAGACATAGGCGCCGTCGAGAAGGCACTATTAAGGTTCATCAAGAGGAGGATGAGGGAGCTAAGCCAATTCTACCCCCTCAGCGTGGCCGTTGCCCTTGCATATCTGCTGGAGAGAGAAGCGGAGGTCAGGAAGCTCAAAGCCATCGCAAAGCTCATAGAGGACGGCGTACCTCCGGAGAAGATTAGGGAGCTCGTAGGTGAGGTGGCATGAAGATCGTGGTTATCGGTGACCAAGATACTGCCCTAGGCTTCAGGCTAGCGGGTGCTCACGAGGTTTACGCCTTTGATGAGGCCCCCCTCTCGATAGAGAGGGCGAGGAACAAGCTCAAGGAGCTTATAGAGAGGGAGGACGTTGGCATTATCCTGATAACGGAGAGGCTGGCCGAAAAGGTTGGCGTTCCCGACGTCAAATTCCCGATAATCCTTCAGATTCCTGATAAGTTTGGCCCCGTAAGGGGCGAGGAAGTCCTTAAGGAAATCGTTAGGAGGGCAATTGGGGTTGAGATAAGGAGGTGAATCCCGTGCCAGCCAAGGGTAGGATAATTAGAGTTACTGGCCCCCTCGTGGTTGCCGATGATATGAAGGGGGCTAAGATGTACGAGGTCGTTAAGGTCGGTGAGCTGGGCCTTATAGGGGAAATCATCAGGCTCGAGGGGGACAAGGCCGTCATACAGGTATACGAGGAAACGGCTGGTATCAGACCAGGGGAGCCCGTCGAAGGCACTGGAACCTCGCTTAGCGTTGAGCTCGGCCCCGGCCTGCTAACCTCGATATACGACGGAATACAAAGACCTCTTGAGGCCCTCAGGGAGCTCAGCGGCGACTTCATAGGAAGGGGCCTCACGGCCCCCGCCCTTCCAAGGGATAAAAAGTGGCACTTTACGCCTAAGGTCAAGGTCGGCGATAAAGTTGTCGGTGGCGACATCATCGGTGAGGTTCCCGAGACGAGCCTCATAGTTCACAAGATAATGGTTCCCCCAGGAATCGAGGGCGAGATAATCGAGATAGCCGAGGAGGGTGAGTACACGGTCGAGGAGGTCATAGCGAAGGTCAAGACGCCGAGCGGCGAGATCAAGGAGCTCAAGATGTACCAGAGGTGGCCCGTCCGTGTGAAGAGGCCCTACAAAGAGAAGCTACCGCCCGAAGTGCCCCTAATAACGGGCCAGAGGGTCATTGACACTTTCTTCCCCCAGGCCAAGGGCGGAACAGCGGCAATTCCCGGTCCCTTCGGTTCAGGAAAGACCGTCACACAGCACCAGTTAGCTAAGTGGAGCGACGCTCAGGTTGTGGTTTACATAGGCTGCGGTGAGCGCGGAAACGAGATGACAGATGTTCTCGAGGAATTCCCGAAACTCAAGGACCCGAAGACAGGGAAGCCGCTCATGGAGAGAACGGTTCTCATAGCGAACACATCCAACATGCCGGTAGCGGCAAGGGAGGCTTCGATTTACACGGGAATAACCATAGCGGAATACTTCAGGGACATGGGCTACGATGTCGCTCTCATGGCAGATTCAACGAGCAGGTGGGCGGAGGCTCTGAGGGAGATCTCCGGCCGTCTCGAAGAGATGCCCGGTGAGGAAGGTTATCCAGCTTATCTGGCCAGCAAGATAGCCGAGTTCTATGAAAGGGCGGGCAGAGTTGTAACGCTCGGAAGTGACTACCGTGTCGGAAGCGTCTCCGTTATAGGTGCCGTCTCTCCACCCGGTGGTGATTTCAGCGAGCCCGTCGTCCAGAACACGCTGAGAGTTGTGAAGGTCTTCTGGGCCCTCGATGCCGATTTAGCGAGAAGGAGGCACTTCCCCGCAATCAACTGGCTCACGAGCTACTCCCTGTACGTTGACTCGATAAAAGACTGGTGGCACCAGAACGTCGATCCCGAGTGGAAATCGATGAGGGATTGGGCCATGGCCCTTCTCCAGAAGGAGGCAGAGCTTCAGGAGATAGTCAGGATAGTTGGGCCAGATGCACTTCCGGAGAGGGAGAGGGCGATACTCCTTGTCGCCAGGATGCTCCGTGAGGACTACCTCCAGCAGGATGCATTCGATGAAGTTGATACTTACTGCCCACCCAAGAAGCAGGTTACCATGATGAGGGTTCTCCTCAACTTCTACGAGAAGACCATGCAGGCCATAGACAGGGGCATTCCTATCGAGGAAATCGCAAAGCTTCCCGTGAGAGAAGAGATAGGCAGAATGAAGTTCGAGCCCAACGTGGAGAAGATAGCCGCCCTCATTGATAAGACAAACGAGCAGTTTGAAGAGCTCTTCAGCAGGTATGGGTGATGGCGATGGCTGGTAAGGAGTACTCCACGATAAGCAAGATCTACGGACCTCTGATGATAGTTGAGGGAGTTAAGGGAGTGGCTTATGGAGAGGTCGTTGAGGTCGAGACCGAGACCGGGGAGAAAAGGAAGGGGCAGGTGCTCGATGCAAGGGAGAACCTCGCGATAGTCCAGGTCTTTGAAGGAACAAGAGACCTAGACATAAAGACAACCCGTGTCCGCTTTACAGGTGAGACTCTCAAAGTCCCCGTGAGCATGGACATGCTTGGAAGGATATTC belongs to Pyrococcus yayanosii CH1 and includes:
- a CDS encoding V-type ATP synthase subunit I; this encodes MFRPEEMVKIELISLNRYKDALLTYLHEKGVVELREVKVEGVQRDAPNEFYRKATSYSIGLSRLVDTLRTHLPGKKGGLKEFFFPPEKRRRKYRYRGIEALVKDVEAFLSKVELEIKGIEGRISAINNEIAAIKEDIATLETLSALDIDVEYLRPRRMLEIEVGLVEAERYPSLIEDLKKALEGRFVHVERSLGPSVLLIIAFLKKDADKAIPILAKHSFERLEIPEGTGKPRELIRKLKEKLKEKERELEEAKKEARKLAEKYFDDLVFYKELMDNERDKGNFLDHLARTDMTFALVGWVPKRDVDELLEGIKKITEGKAYVNVREPSQEELDDVPIKLKNPDIFKPFEMLTEMYGVPKYNELDPTPILAFTYSLFFGFMLTDFMYGLIIAIISALLIKGHSKLRDGVWKFSKIMLWSSIFTMVLGMAFGSYFGNALEMAGINVPKLLDTMSEALTVLIIALAIGLAHLFTGYTLGFLVKLRNGDKKGAILEQLPWMLIIVAIVLYALSLKTPVPEVIIKAIFGLGIILFVVGEIVSNGGLAALLLISDFFGFIGNWLSYARLMALALATAGIALVVNIMVGMIWPFKIGPVPLGILLGLIVFVGGHIFSTAINALGAFVHALRLHYVEFFGTFYSGEGKRFEPFASRREVSELELES
- a CDS encoding V-type ATP synthase subunit K (produces ATP from ADP in the presence of a proton gradient across the membrane; the K subunit is a nonenzymatic component which binds the dimeric form by interacting with the G and E subunits); amino-acid sequence: MEPIVYVALGMALGAGIAGAASSFGVGIAGAAAAGAVAEDEKNFRNALILEGLPMTQSIYGLITLFLIALTAGIIGGGFKFAEATTENIIKSAILFGAGLTVGLTGLSAIPQGIIASAGIGAVSKNPKTFTQNIIFAAMAETMAIFGLVGAIVLIMSIR
- a CDS encoding V-type ATP synthase subunit E; translated protein: MNGAKLIINEINREAEQKIKYVLEEAEKEAAKIREEARKRAEDRAEWILRKAQTQGEMEKQRVIANAKLEVRRKRLALQEELIEEALNAIRDRLANLPKAEYLETIKGLLKASIEELGEEKVRVSSNEETLKLIAENIDEIKAFLRESLGREVSLELGEKIETIGGVVVENQDGSVRVDNTFEARMERMIGELRATIARILFG
- a CDS encoding V-type ATP synthase subunit C — protein: MDASTITTLLNTTIAVVFTWVAYKTGQMIWKYTPYSYPNARIRAMEARLLSDQRISELAESRTLSNFVVNLEDTDYRERLSGLEEKGAEDIERALELNLADLQALFIKIMPKRVKGFFELLFQEWDIRNVANVVKAKMVGEPAIDYVVPAGLLLDKVRAMAEAKTMEEMLVILEGTDYEEPLRRLLLKEIDLQEFETELYRIYYGRLLKYALSRKGEEKLILEEFVRLTIDAKNISTILRAKTASLSAEYIRRNLIPGGYLGEKTLEALANTEDAAMALGELEETRYSEVVKETREAIEKGDIGAVEKALLRFIKRRMRELSQFYPLSVAVALAYLLEREAEVRKLKAIAKLIEDGVPPEKIRELVGEVA
- a CDS encoding V-type ATP synthase subunit F: MKIVVIGDQDTALGFRLAGAHEVYAFDEAPLSIERARNKLKELIEREDVGIILITERLAEKVGVPDVKFPIILQIPDKFGPVRGEEVLKEIVRRAIGVEIRR
- a CDS encoding ATP synthase subunit A; this translates as MKGAKMYEVVKVGELGLIGEIIRLEGDKAVIQVYEETAGIRPGEPVEGTGTSLSVELGPGLLTSIYDGIQRPLEALRELSGDFIGRGLTAPALPRDKKWHFTPKVKVGDKVVGGDIIGEVPETSLIVHKIMVPPGIEGEIIEIAEEGEYTVEEVIAKVKTPSGEIKELKMYQRWPVRVKRPYKEKLPPEVPLITGQRVIDTFFPQAKGGTAAIPGPFGSGKTVTQHQLAKWSDAQVVVYIGCGERGNEMTDVLEEFPKLKDPKTGKPLMERTVLIANTSNMPVAAREASIYTGITIAEYFRDMGYDVALMADSTSRWAEALREISGRLEEMPGEEGYPAYLASKIAEFYERAGRVVTLGSDYRVGSVSVIGAVSPPGGDFSEPVVQNTLRVVKVFWALDADLARRRHFPAINWLTSYSLYVDSIKDWWHQNVDPEWKSMRDWAMALLQKEAELQEIVRIVGPDALPERERAILLVARMLREDYLQQDAFDEVDTYCPPKKQVTMMRVLLNFYEKTMQAIDRGIPIEEIAKLPVREEIGRMKFEPNVEKIAALIDKTNEQFEELFSRYG